In the genome of Amia ocellicauda isolate fAmiCal2 chromosome 3, fAmiCal2.hap1, whole genome shotgun sequence, one region contains:
- the arhgap31 gene encoding rho GTPase-activating protein 31 isoform X1, translating to MKNKAAKQKSKRKGSLSAFGCDLTEYLQTSGQDVPHVLKSCAEFIEEHGIVDGIYRLSGITSNIQRLRQEFGTDPCPDLTREVYLQDIHCVGSLCKLYFRELPNPLLTYDLYKKFTDAVSAKNEHEQLQRIQDVIKELPASHYRTLEYLTKHLRHLASYSTETNMHARNLALVWAPNLLRSKEIEVSKCNGDAAFMEVRVQQTVVEFILNHMEQIFSISGCTSSSSPPKVENDERSLEGGCPALLVSSQCAPMKLVSLEEAQARSLSPNHPARRERQRENSLPDASTTTLYHTVIDLPDSKRKFSGKSKKWKSIFNLGRTMTETKGKLSRNGSVFVRGQKLSEKATIRPAKSMDSLCSLPTEDDDKDSEFKRPAGTGGFIMPAFKSRTLGSGSTFDLSKRDHEWDYELERSSGAMGGGSPGSHGQSEARVGSRSSTPQQKQLPEQLKVFKGDDLGRCEPTSPKTRRMFYSTSASDGSTKPTFPGSLFPLESSPRHQRKALNISEPFAVSVPLRVSAVISSNSTPCRAPGKDKQDKQSLPSVSEVALLRSGNEGTLSEQGRSGSSSSGCSSASSNSSVSLKKDEKSVMVTNSGEEVNTSMDVAEGHNPEPREGRTREDIEKSPPVRVQQPPSLPTLHPVSPVLSTDSAVRGEPLPMAKPSGLLVTDLVKPETQLDNLMKQNQKLSRLSELDEESTTNAAMDELWPDIHLELKIVEPDVDIIDDKFESVPLFTHNTKDEVQQKPDPHAKRRSSFPTYPLLSCGQVSLAEKALKTDPHNGSASFGGISDRRLSFDTSFNPKADVRKQKAGTEYKVSTKPMDGTGNELPVQPKDTEKILCPSTELPPAVICGASATRRRGSEPGPEGISKVGEMNVLIKPSSPKDIAGKCEKQKEAPRLPQTGESKDFSVELRRSIFRLSKQMEERPQSLDLNERDEEDMWGDNAGALELVEPWEDYSTTKQWVTSPLHSPKGIDFLQMPEGVPSCENRENIFFNKPQNSGASAPGKEGLKELCLTGVKKDSTDDSSPGNIDLQDCKPTSIISVQAEEPLLPPIASPHQVDVQKHNGMQPEKKQLATSKDHLTFEKPAKPESENKESLKQEITTTSQRPNLKEMHKLKSLDGLESDTQKENVVLKHRPSSLNLDLASPFGNTYVKDGSDNPFKWSTDVFSAETALAKRGSVTPSETKTSEESVGKIKYSTSSIELDMFLTDRQAPVRRNSAPVSVSSVRTSFMIKTCQAKAVPVIPPKIQYTQIPQPLQVKNSESLSEKDPEKPSSNSKKEQDPPQSPPFTRDPKDSEKENNEPSPKTSRQAGSYASVEMPLSKSTTPTDPPVLRRKRSSNGEAFLDSRLDRSPGLQKPSYRARPTRPQSLILFSPPFPIMDYPSTGEGGKLLLSPIKSPTDTAVLDSLCKELPENLKTPEGVTLRSKMSMPKSGQRLETSTSCFYQPQRRSMIFDSRSSRQIE from the exons ATGAAGAACAAGGCAGCAAAGCAGAAATCTAAAAGGAAAGGGAGTCTCAGTGCTTTTGGCTGCGACCTGACTGAATACCTACAGACCTCAGGACAAGATG ttcCCCACGTTCTCAAGAGCTGTGCAGAGTTCATTGAAGAGCATGGCATTGTGGATGGGATATACAGGCTCTCAGGGATCACGTCCAACATCCAAAGACTCAG GCAGGAGTTTGGCACAGACCCATGCCCAGACCTGACGAGGGAGGTGTATCTGCAGGATATTCACTGCGTGGGGTCCCTCTGCAAGCTCTACTTCAGAGAGCTGCCAAACCCGCTGCTCACCTACGACCTTTACAAGAAATTCACG GATGCAGTGTCGGCCAAGAATGAGCATGAACAGTTGCAGCGAATTCAGGATGTCATCAAGGAGCTTCCTGCTTCTCACTACAG GACCCTGGAATATCTCACCAAGCACCTCAGACATCTGGCCTCTTACAGCACCGAGACCAACATGCATGCAAGGAACCTGGCCTTGGTGTGGGCTCCCAACTTGCTCCG GTCCAAGGAGATCGAGGTGTCCAAGTGCAATGGGGACGCGGCCTTCATGGAAGTGCGGGTCCAGCAGACGGTGGTGGAGTTCATCTTGAACCACATGGAGCAGATCTTCAGCATCAGTGGCtgcaccagcagcagcagtccTCCTAAAGTAGAGAATGATG AGCGCAGCCTGGAGGGTGGGTGCCCAGCTCTCCTGGTCAGCAGCCAGTGTGCGCCCATGAAGCTAGTGAGCCTGGAGGAGGCGCAGGCACGCTCGCTCAGCCCCAACCACCCGGCACGCCGAGAGCGACAGAGAGAGAACAGCCTGCCAGATGCCAGCACTACCACCCTGTACCACACCGTTATCGACCTCCCCGACAGCAA aagaaagttctcaGGAAAATCCAAGAAGTGGAAGTCCATATTTAACCTGGGGAGGACCATGACTGAGACAAAGGGTAAACTGAGCCGGAATGGCAGCGTGTTTGTGAGAGGCCAGAAACTCTCGG AAAAAGCCACAATCCGGCCTGCCAAAAGCATGGATTCACTGTGTTCTCTGCCCACAGAAG ACGACGACAAGGACAGCGAGTTCAAGCGGCCTGCTGGGACTGGCGGATTCATCATGCCAGCATTCAAGTCGCGCACCCTGGGCTCCGGCAGCACCTTCGACCTGAGCAAGAGGGATCATGAGTGGGACTATGAGCTGGAGCGGTCATCTGGTGCCATGGGAGGAGGATCGCCGGGAAGTCATGGTCAGAGCGAGGCTAGAGTGGGATCGAGGAGCTCGACGCCACAGCAGAAACAGCTGCCGGAGCAGCTGAAGGTGTTCAAAGGTGACGACCTGGGCCGCTGTGAGCCCACCTCCCCCAAGACTAGGAGGATGTTCTACTCCACAAGTGCCAGTGATGGCAGCACCAAGCCCACCTTCCCTGGCAGCCTCTTCCCACTGGAATCCTCACCGCGACACCAGCGCAAGGCTCTCAACATCTCTGAGCCCTTCGCAGTGTCCGTGCCTCTGCGTGTGTCGGCTGTCATCAGCTCCAACAGTACCCCCTGCAGAGCACCAGGcaaggacaagcaggacaaGCAGAGTCTGCCCTCTGTCAGCGAGGTGGCCTTACTCAGGTCCGGTAACGAGGGCACGCTGTCAGAGCAGGGCCGCagtgggagcagcagcagcggctgcAGCAGCGCCAGCAGCAACAGCTCAGTTTCCCTAAAGAAGGACGAGAAGTCAGTGATGGTCACAAACAGTGGGGAAGAGGTCAACACCAGTATGGATGTAGCAGAAG GACATAATCCAGAGCCGAGGGAAGGCCGCACACGAGAAGATATAGAGAAATCACCCCCCGTCAGAGTTCAGCAGCCTCCTTCTCTACCCACACTGCACCCTGTCTCACCCGTCCTAAGCACAGACTCAGCCGTTAGAGGGGAACCTCTGCCCATGGCAAAACCTAGTGGTCTGCTGGTGACGGATCTGGTCAAACCCGAGACCCAACTGGACAACCTAATGAAGCAAAATCAGAAGCTCAGCAGGTTGAGCGAACTG GATGAGGAATCAACGACTAATGCTGCGATGGATGAGCTGTGGCCTGACATTCATCTCGAGCTAAAAATAGTTGAGCCTGATGTTGATATTATTGATGATAAATTTGAGTCAGTCCCACTCTTCACTCACAACACCAAGGATGAAGTACAGCAAAAGCCAGACCCACATGCGAAACGACGCAGCAGTTTCCCCACCTATCCTTTGTTAAGCTGTGGACAGGTTTCACTAGCAGAAAAAGCACTCAAGACAGACCCCCATAATGGCAGTGCCAGTTTTGGGGGCATTTCAGACAGAAGACTTTCATTTGATACCAGTTTCAATCCAAAGGCAGATGTCAGGAAACAAAAAGCGGGCACTGAATATAAAGTTTCCACAAAACCTATGGATGGCACAGGAAATGAACTACCTGTACAGCCCAAGGATACAGAGAAAATACTCTGTCCTTCTACTGAGTTGCCCCCAGCTGTAATATGTGGAGCCTCAGCTACAAGGAGGAGGGGTTCAGAGCCTGGTCCAGAAGGTATATCCAAGGTGGGAGAAATGAATGTTTTGATTAAGCCCTCAAGTCCAAAAGACATAGCAGGAAAATGTGAGAAACAGAAGGAGGCTCCTAGATTACCCCAAACTGGTGAGAGTAAGGACTTCTCTGTTGAACTCAGGAGGAGTATTTTTAGGCTTTCTAAGCAAATGGAAGAGCGTCCGCAATCCCTTGATCTTAATGAGAGGGATGAGGAGGACATGTGGGGGGACAATGCGGGGGCTTTAGAGTTGGTGGAGCCGTGGGAAGACTACAGCACAACCAAACAATGGGTAACCAGTCCCCTGCATTCTCCAAAAGGAATAGATTTCCTACAGATGCCCGAGGGAGTGCCTTCATGTGAAAACAGGGAAAATATCTTCTTCAACAAACCTCAAAACTCAGGGGCCTCTGCTCCTGGCAAAGAAGGTTTGAAGGAATTGTGCCTAACTGGTGTCAAAAAGGATTCGACTGATGACTCATCTCCAGGAAATATTGATCTGCAGGACTGTAAGCCAACTTCCATAATCAGTGTGCAAGCTGAGGAGCCCTTATTACCACCCATTGCTTCTCCACACCAGGTTGATGTCCAGAAACATAATGGAATGcaaccagaaaaaaaacagcttgcAACTTCCAAGGACCATCTAACCTTTGAAAAGCCTGCAAAACCCGAATCAGAAAACAAAGAATCTTTAAAACAGGAAATCACCACAACTTCTCAGAGGCCTAACTTAAAGGAGATGCACAAATTGAAATCCCTAGATGGTTTAGAGTCtgacacacagaaagaaaacgTGGTTCTAAAACACAGGCCTTCCTCGCTCAACTTGGACTTGGCAAGTCCCTTTGGTAATACCTACGTGAAAGATGGATCAGATAATCCTTTTAAATGGAGCACTGACGTTTTCTCGGCCGAAACTGCATTGGCCAAGCGAGGTTCAGTGACTCCGTCCGAGACAAAGACCTCAGAAGAATCAGTTGGCAAGATCAAATACAGCACTTCATCTATAGAGCTCGACATGTTCCTGACCGACCGACAAGCTCCGGTGAGAAGGAACTCAGCTCCGGTGAGTGTCTCCTCCGTTAGGACCTCTTTCATGATCAAGACATGTCAAGCCAAGGCGGTCCCAGTGATACCCCCAAAGATCCAGTACACTCAGATACCTCAGCCTCTGCAGGTGAAGAACTCTGAGAGCCTGTCAGAGAAAGACCCAGAGAAACCGTCAAGCAACTCCAAAAAAGAACAAGATCCTCCCCAGTCTCCTCCCTTCACAAGGGATCCCAAGGATTCAGAGAAGGAGAACAACGAACCGTCCCCCAAAACCTCCAGGCAGGCTGGGAGTTATGCTTCCGTGGAGATGCCTCTGTCGAAGTCCACGACCCCAACAGATCCTCCTGTGCTGAGGAGGAAGCGCAGTTCCAATGGAGAGGCCTTCCTGGACTCCAGACTGGACAGATCTCCAGGCCTGCAGAAGCCCTCCTACCGTGCCAGGCCTACTCGGCCACAAAGCCTTATTCTGTTCAGCCCCCCCTTCCCTATCATGGATTACCCGTCGACGGGAGAGGGTGGCAAGTTACTCCTGTCCCCCATCAAGAGCCCCACAGACACAGCAGTCCTGGATAGCTTGTGCAAGGAACTGCCCGAGAACCTGAAGACTCCTGAGGGGGTGACCTTGAGGAGTAAAATGAGCATGCCCAAAAGTGGACAGAGACTAGAAACGTCAACGAGTTGCTTCTACCAGCCTCAGAGGAGGTCCATGATATTTGACAGCAGAAGCAGCAGGCAAATTGAATGA
- the arhgap31 gene encoding rho GTPase-activating protein 31 isoform X2 → MKNKAAKQKSKRKGSLSAFGCDLTEYLQTSGQDVPHVLKSCAEFIEEHGIVDGIYRLSGITSNIQRLRQEFGTDPCPDLTREVYLQDIHCVGSLCKLYFRELPNPLLTYDLYKKFTDAVSAKNEHEQLQRIQDVIKELPASHYRTLEYLTKHLRHLASYSTETNMHARNLALVWAPNLLRSKEIEVSKCNGDAAFMEVRVQQTVVEFILNHMEQIFSISGCTSSSSPPKVENDERSLEGGCPALLVSSQCAPMKLVSLEEAQARSLSPNHPARRERQRENSLPDASTTTLYHTVIDLPDSKKFSGKSKKWKSIFNLGRTMTETKGKLSRNGSVFVRGQKLSEKATIRPAKSMDSLCSLPTEDDDKDSEFKRPAGTGGFIMPAFKSRTLGSGSTFDLSKRDHEWDYELERSSGAMGGGSPGSHGQSEARVGSRSSTPQQKQLPEQLKVFKGDDLGRCEPTSPKTRRMFYSTSASDGSTKPTFPGSLFPLESSPRHQRKALNISEPFAVSVPLRVSAVISSNSTPCRAPGKDKQDKQSLPSVSEVALLRSGNEGTLSEQGRSGSSSSGCSSASSNSSVSLKKDEKSVMVTNSGEEVNTSMDVAEGHNPEPREGRTREDIEKSPPVRVQQPPSLPTLHPVSPVLSTDSAVRGEPLPMAKPSGLLVTDLVKPETQLDNLMKQNQKLSRLSELDEESTTNAAMDELWPDIHLELKIVEPDVDIIDDKFESVPLFTHNTKDEVQQKPDPHAKRRSSFPTYPLLSCGQVSLAEKALKTDPHNGSASFGGISDRRLSFDTSFNPKADVRKQKAGTEYKVSTKPMDGTGNELPVQPKDTEKILCPSTELPPAVICGASATRRRGSEPGPEGISKVGEMNVLIKPSSPKDIAGKCEKQKEAPRLPQTGESKDFSVELRRSIFRLSKQMEERPQSLDLNERDEEDMWGDNAGALELVEPWEDYSTTKQWVTSPLHSPKGIDFLQMPEGVPSCENRENIFFNKPQNSGASAPGKEGLKELCLTGVKKDSTDDSSPGNIDLQDCKPTSIISVQAEEPLLPPIASPHQVDVQKHNGMQPEKKQLATSKDHLTFEKPAKPESENKESLKQEITTTSQRPNLKEMHKLKSLDGLESDTQKENVVLKHRPSSLNLDLASPFGNTYVKDGSDNPFKWSTDVFSAETALAKRGSVTPSETKTSEESVGKIKYSTSSIELDMFLTDRQAPVRRNSAPVSVSSVRTSFMIKTCQAKAVPVIPPKIQYTQIPQPLQVKNSESLSEKDPEKPSSNSKKEQDPPQSPPFTRDPKDSEKENNEPSPKTSRQAGSYASVEMPLSKSTTPTDPPVLRRKRSSNGEAFLDSRLDRSPGLQKPSYRARPTRPQSLILFSPPFPIMDYPSTGEGGKLLLSPIKSPTDTAVLDSLCKELPENLKTPEGVTLRSKMSMPKSGQRLETSTSCFYQPQRRSMIFDSRSSRQIE, encoded by the exons ATGAAGAACAAGGCAGCAAAGCAGAAATCTAAAAGGAAAGGGAGTCTCAGTGCTTTTGGCTGCGACCTGACTGAATACCTACAGACCTCAGGACAAGATG ttcCCCACGTTCTCAAGAGCTGTGCAGAGTTCATTGAAGAGCATGGCATTGTGGATGGGATATACAGGCTCTCAGGGATCACGTCCAACATCCAAAGACTCAG GCAGGAGTTTGGCACAGACCCATGCCCAGACCTGACGAGGGAGGTGTATCTGCAGGATATTCACTGCGTGGGGTCCCTCTGCAAGCTCTACTTCAGAGAGCTGCCAAACCCGCTGCTCACCTACGACCTTTACAAGAAATTCACG GATGCAGTGTCGGCCAAGAATGAGCATGAACAGTTGCAGCGAATTCAGGATGTCATCAAGGAGCTTCCTGCTTCTCACTACAG GACCCTGGAATATCTCACCAAGCACCTCAGACATCTGGCCTCTTACAGCACCGAGACCAACATGCATGCAAGGAACCTGGCCTTGGTGTGGGCTCCCAACTTGCTCCG GTCCAAGGAGATCGAGGTGTCCAAGTGCAATGGGGACGCGGCCTTCATGGAAGTGCGGGTCCAGCAGACGGTGGTGGAGTTCATCTTGAACCACATGGAGCAGATCTTCAGCATCAGTGGCtgcaccagcagcagcagtccTCCTAAAGTAGAGAATGATG AGCGCAGCCTGGAGGGTGGGTGCCCAGCTCTCCTGGTCAGCAGCCAGTGTGCGCCCATGAAGCTAGTGAGCCTGGAGGAGGCGCAGGCACGCTCGCTCAGCCCCAACCACCCGGCACGCCGAGAGCGACAGAGAGAGAACAGCCTGCCAGATGCCAGCACTACCACCCTGTACCACACCGTTATCGACCTCCCCGACAGCAA aaagttctcaGGAAAATCCAAGAAGTGGAAGTCCATATTTAACCTGGGGAGGACCATGACTGAGACAAAGGGTAAACTGAGCCGGAATGGCAGCGTGTTTGTGAGAGGCCAGAAACTCTCGG AAAAAGCCACAATCCGGCCTGCCAAAAGCATGGATTCACTGTGTTCTCTGCCCACAGAAG ACGACGACAAGGACAGCGAGTTCAAGCGGCCTGCTGGGACTGGCGGATTCATCATGCCAGCATTCAAGTCGCGCACCCTGGGCTCCGGCAGCACCTTCGACCTGAGCAAGAGGGATCATGAGTGGGACTATGAGCTGGAGCGGTCATCTGGTGCCATGGGAGGAGGATCGCCGGGAAGTCATGGTCAGAGCGAGGCTAGAGTGGGATCGAGGAGCTCGACGCCACAGCAGAAACAGCTGCCGGAGCAGCTGAAGGTGTTCAAAGGTGACGACCTGGGCCGCTGTGAGCCCACCTCCCCCAAGACTAGGAGGATGTTCTACTCCACAAGTGCCAGTGATGGCAGCACCAAGCCCACCTTCCCTGGCAGCCTCTTCCCACTGGAATCCTCACCGCGACACCAGCGCAAGGCTCTCAACATCTCTGAGCCCTTCGCAGTGTCCGTGCCTCTGCGTGTGTCGGCTGTCATCAGCTCCAACAGTACCCCCTGCAGAGCACCAGGcaaggacaagcaggacaaGCAGAGTCTGCCCTCTGTCAGCGAGGTGGCCTTACTCAGGTCCGGTAACGAGGGCACGCTGTCAGAGCAGGGCCGCagtgggagcagcagcagcggctgcAGCAGCGCCAGCAGCAACAGCTCAGTTTCCCTAAAGAAGGACGAGAAGTCAGTGATGGTCACAAACAGTGGGGAAGAGGTCAACACCAGTATGGATGTAGCAGAAG GACATAATCCAGAGCCGAGGGAAGGCCGCACACGAGAAGATATAGAGAAATCACCCCCCGTCAGAGTTCAGCAGCCTCCTTCTCTACCCACACTGCACCCTGTCTCACCCGTCCTAAGCACAGACTCAGCCGTTAGAGGGGAACCTCTGCCCATGGCAAAACCTAGTGGTCTGCTGGTGACGGATCTGGTCAAACCCGAGACCCAACTGGACAACCTAATGAAGCAAAATCAGAAGCTCAGCAGGTTGAGCGAACTG GATGAGGAATCAACGACTAATGCTGCGATGGATGAGCTGTGGCCTGACATTCATCTCGAGCTAAAAATAGTTGAGCCTGATGTTGATATTATTGATGATAAATTTGAGTCAGTCCCACTCTTCACTCACAACACCAAGGATGAAGTACAGCAAAAGCCAGACCCACATGCGAAACGACGCAGCAGTTTCCCCACCTATCCTTTGTTAAGCTGTGGACAGGTTTCACTAGCAGAAAAAGCACTCAAGACAGACCCCCATAATGGCAGTGCCAGTTTTGGGGGCATTTCAGACAGAAGACTTTCATTTGATACCAGTTTCAATCCAAAGGCAGATGTCAGGAAACAAAAAGCGGGCACTGAATATAAAGTTTCCACAAAACCTATGGATGGCACAGGAAATGAACTACCTGTACAGCCCAAGGATACAGAGAAAATACTCTGTCCTTCTACTGAGTTGCCCCCAGCTGTAATATGTGGAGCCTCAGCTACAAGGAGGAGGGGTTCAGAGCCTGGTCCAGAAGGTATATCCAAGGTGGGAGAAATGAATGTTTTGATTAAGCCCTCAAGTCCAAAAGACATAGCAGGAAAATGTGAGAAACAGAAGGAGGCTCCTAGATTACCCCAAACTGGTGAGAGTAAGGACTTCTCTGTTGAACTCAGGAGGAGTATTTTTAGGCTTTCTAAGCAAATGGAAGAGCGTCCGCAATCCCTTGATCTTAATGAGAGGGATGAGGAGGACATGTGGGGGGACAATGCGGGGGCTTTAGAGTTGGTGGAGCCGTGGGAAGACTACAGCACAACCAAACAATGGGTAACCAGTCCCCTGCATTCTCCAAAAGGAATAGATTTCCTACAGATGCCCGAGGGAGTGCCTTCATGTGAAAACAGGGAAAATATCTTCTTCAACAAACCTCAAAACTCAGGGGCCTCTGCTCCTGGCAAAGAAGGTTTGAAGGAATTGTGCCTAACTGGTGTCAAAAAGGATTCGACTGATGACTCATCTCCAGGAAATATTGATCTGCAGGACTGTAAGCCAACTTCCATAATCAGTGTGCAAGCTGAGGAGCCCTTATTACCACCCATTGCTTCTCCACACCAGGTTGATGTCCAGAAACATAATGGAATGcaaccagaaaaaaaacagcttgcAACTTCCAAGGACCATCTAACCTTTGAAAAGCCTGCAAAACCCGAATCAGAAAACAAAGAATCTTTAAAACAGGAAATCACCACAACTTCTCAGAGGCCTAACTTAAAGGAGATGCACAAATTGAAATCCCTAGATGGTTTAGAGTCtgacacacagaaagaaaacgTGGTTCTAAAACACAGGCCTTCCTCGCTCAACTTGGACTTGGCAAGTCCCTTTGGTAATACCTACGTGAAAGATGGATCAGATAATCCTTTTAAATGGAGCACTGACGTTTTCTCGGCCGAAACTGCATTGGCCAAGCGAGGTTCAGTGACTCCGTCCGAGACAAAGACCTCAGAAGAATCAGTTGGCAAGATCAAATACAGCACTTCATCTATAGAGCTCGACATGTTCCTGACCGACCGACAAGCTCCGGTGAGAAGGAACTCAGCTCCGGTGAGTGTCTCCTCCGTTAGGACCTCTTTCATGATCAAGACATGTCAAGCCAAGGCGGTCCCAGTGATACCCCCAAAGATCCAGTACACTCAGATACCTCAGCCTCTGCAGGTGAAGAACTCTGAGAGCCTGTCAGAGAAAGACCCAGAGAAACCGTCAAGCAACTCCAAAAAAGAACAAGATCCTCCCCAGTCTCCTCCCTTCACAAGGGATCCCAAGGATTCAGAGAAGGAGAACAACGAACCGTCCCCCAAAACCTCCAGGCAGGCTGGGAGTTATGCTTCCGTGGAGATGCCTCTGTCGAAGTCCACGACCCCAACAGATCCTCCTGTGCTGAGGAGGAAGCGCAGTTCCAATGGAGAGGCCTTCCTGGACTCCAGACTGGACAGATCTCCAGGCCTGCAGAAGCCCTCCTACCGTGCCAGGCCTACTCGGCCACAAAGCCTTATTCTGTTCAGCCCCCCCTTCCCTATCATGGATTACCCGTCGACGGGAGAGGGTGGCAAGTTACTCCTGTCCCCCATCAAGAGCCCCACAGACACAGCAGTCCTGGATAGCTTGTGCAAGGAACTGCCCGAGAACCTGAAGACTCCTGAGGGGGTGACCTTGAGGAGTAAAATGAGCATGCCCAAAAGTGGACAGAGACTAGAAACGTCAACGAGTTGCTTCTACCAGCCTCAGAGGAGGTCCATGATATTTGACAGCAGAAGCAGCAGGCAAATTGAATGA